From the Lolium rigidum isolate FL_2022 chromosome 2, APGP_CSIRO_Lrig_0.1, whole genome shotgun sequence genome, one window contains:
- the LOC124690502 gene encoding acyl-acyl carrier protein thioesterase TE3, chloroplastic-like → MPAYEHISSTPVEMTTMHPHLPCVKQPAATHLAPKSNHPPPSLIHARARASSCSSNLSMLSGHSHRSRCYATTLSADAASTARSLQAISSNQDTKLRTDKFFELEMSVRESELDQYGVVNHVIYPVYIDNAREQLLTGLGISSASVVCAGNAMALSELNLKYRTPLRRGAKFVVGVRVLQIKGARIRFEQFIETLPDRELVLEVTATAVCLNKDHRPTRVFPEMSSKLQQFFSSHDG, encoded by the exons ATGCCTGCATATGAGCATATCTCCAGTACTCCAGTAGAGATGACCACCATGCATCCTCATTTACCGTGCGTGAAGCAACCAGCTGCTACCCATCTCGCTCCGAAGAGCAACCACCCACCACCTTCCCTGATCCATGCTCGGGCTAGAGCTTCTTCTTGCTCCAGCAACCTCTCCATGCTCTCCGGTCACTCACATCGGTCCCGCTGCTATGCGACGACCCTGTCCGCCGACGCCGCCTCTACCGCGCGATCCCTTCAAGCCATCTCCAGCAACCAGGATACAAAACTAAG GACGGACAAATTCTTCGAGCTGGAGATGAGCGTCCGCGAGAGCGAGCTTGACCAGTACGGGGTCGTGAATCACGTCATCTACCCTGTCTACATTGACAATG CTCGAGAGCAGCTGCTTACGGGTCTTGGCATCAGCTCGGCCTCCGTGGTATGCGCCGGCAACGCTATGGCGCTGTCGGAGCTGAACCTCAAGTACCGCACGCCTCTAAGG CGCGGTGCAAAGTTTGTGGTCGGGGTGAGGGTTCTACAAATCAAGGGCGCGAGGATACGCTTCGAGCAATTCATCGAAACGCTGCCGGATCGCGAG CTCGTTTTGGAAGTGACGGCCACCGCAGTTTGCCTCAACAAGGATCACCGCCCGACTCGGGTCTTCCCGGAGATGTCGTCCAAGCTGCAGCAGTTCTTCTCATCCCATGATGGTTAA